A region from the Microbacterium lacus genome encodes:
- a CDS encoding rhomboid family intramembrane serine protease → MTSPDLSRNSDNFCYRHPDRQSFVLCQRCLRTICPECQTQAAVGVICPECLADQQKAQTPAQRKAERRWARPRALTATDSRPLVTYAIIAITALAFLVGLIPGVGEGVRDTLAFWAPSLYPELTGTFEPWRLLTVSLVHGSFWHIGLNMLALWMIGRSLEPLLGRWRFLTLYVLSTLGGSVAVSLLSFTTPVVGASGAIFGLFGALIVIGRHIGANIAGIAIILAVNLAIGFIPGFNVSWQAHVGGLVVGALVGLIYARTRSIRRRPLQIGLLIALAVVLLALLLVPPALFF, encoded by the coding sequence GTGACATCGCCCGACCTCAGCCGCAACAGCGACAACTTCTGCTACCGGCATCCCGACCGGCAGAGCTTCGTGCTGTGTCAGCGGTGCCTGCGCACGATCTGCCCCGAATGCCAGACGCAGGCCGCGGTGGGCGTGATCTGCCCGGAGTGCCTCGCCGATCAGCAGAAGGCCCAGACTCCCGCGCAGCGCAAGGCCGAGCGACGGTGGGCGCGCCCACGTGCGCTCACCGCGACGGACTCCCGTCCGCTGGTGACGTACGCGATCATCGCGATCACCGCCCTCGCCTTCCTCGTGGGTCTCATCCCCGGGGTCGGCGAGGGCGTCCGCGACACCCTCGCGTTCTGGGCGCCGTCTCTGTACCCGGAGCTGACCGGCACGTTCGAGCCGTGGCGGCTGCTCACCGTCTCGCTCGTGCACGGGAGCTTCTGGCACATCGGGCTGAACATGCTCGCGCTCTGGATGATCGGGCGCAGTCTCGAACCGCTGCTCGGTCGATGGCGCTTCCTGACGCTCTACGTGCTCAGCACTCTCGGCGGGTCGGTCGCGGTCTCGCTGCTCTCGTTCACGACTCCGGTGGTCGGTGCATCCGGCGCGATCTTCGGACTGTTCGGTGCCCTCATCGTGATCGGCCGCCACATCGGGGCGAACATCGCCGGCATCGCGATCATCCTGGCGGTGAACCTCGCGATCGGCTTCATCCCCGGCTTCAACGTGTCGTGGCAGGCGCACGTGGGCGGGCTGGTGGTCGGGGCCCTCGTCGGCCTGATCTATGCGCGGACGCGTTCGATCCGGCGTCGACCCCTGCAGATCGGGCTCCTGATCGCTCTCGCGGTCGTGCTGCTCGCCCTCCTGCTCGTGCCGCCCGCGCTCTTCTTCTGA
- a CDS encoding DNA helicase, whose translation MSLNRKRKKELRKLQAQANNLWESQQVLVSEAAGIAREAGRQLGNFNREQLIPGVQAGVDKSKQFSKQVLSDKVVPTAGAVVGSALSVWDAANDTRSRLAAGKGFQLPDAAAYAKKADKYGAKATKKIASKLTVLDPPKQGIGAGGVIAIVLGVAAAVGVLYAAWQTLRADDELWVADDPLRAPDA comes from the coding sequence GTGAGCCTCAACCGCAAGCGCAAGAAGGAACTCCGCAAGCTTCAGGCGCAGGCGAACAACCTGTGGGAGTCGCAGCAGGTCCTCGTCAGCGAAGCAGCCGGCATCGCCCGTGAAGCCGGCCGCCAGCTCGGCAACTTCAACCGCGAGCAGCTGATCCCGGGCGTCCAGGCCGGCGTCGACAAGAGCAAGCAGTTCTCCAAGCAGGTGCTCTCCGACAAGGTCGTGCCCACCGCGGGTGCCGTCGTCGGTTCGGCGCTGTCGGTCTGGGACGCGGCGAACGACACCCGGTCGCGTCTGGCCGCCGGTAAGGGTTTCCAGCTGCCGGATGCCGCCGCCTACGCGAAGAAGGCCGACAAGTACGGCGCCAAGGCGACGAAGAAGATCGCCTCGAAGCTCACCGTCCTCGACCCGCCCAAGCAGGGGATCGGTGCGGGCGGCGTGATCGCGATCGTCCTCGGCGTCGCAGCCGCGGTCGGCGTGCTCTACGCCGCATGGCAGACCCTCCGCGCGGACGACGAGCTGTGGGTGGCCGATGACCCGCTGCGTGCACCCGACGCCTGA
- a CDS encoding peptidylprolyl isomerase, translating into MPQHTAVATLHTNYGDIVVNLFGDHAPQTVQNFVGLADGSKAWTDPATGKPGDGPLYKDVVFHRIISGFMIQGGDPLGQGTGGPGYNFNDEINGELTFTAPYKLAMANAGLRRNAITGRPEGTNGSQFFITVPGQGGRGPEWLQGKHTIFGEVADDASKAVVDTISDVPTAAGDRPIEPVVIQSIDVVSV; encoded by the coding sequence ATGCCTCAGCACACTGCAGTAGCGACTTTGCACACCAACTACGGCGACATCGTCGTGAACCTCTTCGGCGACCACGCGCCCCAGACCGTCCAGAACTTCGTCGGCCTCGCCGACGGCTCGAAGGCGTGGACCGACCCCGCGACCGGAAAGCCGGGTGACGGACCGCTCTACAAGGACGTCGTCTTCCACCGCATCATCTCGGGCTTCATGATCCAGGGCGGAGACCCGCTCGGGCAGGGCACCGGCGGACCCGGGTACAACTTCAACGACGAGATCAACGGCGAGCTCACCTTCACCGCGCCCTACAAGCTCGCCATGGCCAACGCCGGCCTCCGCCGCAACGCGATCACCGGGCGGCCCGAGGGCACGAACGGCTCGCAGTTCTTCATCACGGTGCCCGGCCAGGGCGGTCGCGGTCCCGAGTGGCTGCAGGGCAAGCACACGATCTTCGGCGAGGTCGCCGACGACGCGTCCAAGGCCGTCGTCGACACGATCAGCGACGTGCCCACGGCGGCGGGCGACCGGCCGATCGAGCCGGTGGTCATCCAGTCCATCGACGTCGTCTCGGTCTAG